A stretch of DNA from Tribolium castaneum strain GA2 chromosome 7, icTriCast1.1, whole genome shotgun sequence:
taagtttcgattaaatcAAGGTATGCATGAGTTATACCATAGAACTCGGcaaaaaatgctcttctcaaaaacattaaatttgactcttgttgctatttaaaaaaatcaagttagcttTGTATCCGAAGAACAAATGAAGATGAAACGATAgaatttatatactcttaagcacacatcaaatttcaataagtaactgtatttatactttttagcgaccctgtatttatatattttgtacacaataaatatttgttttttattaatgttattaaaaattaacataaaaaagaaaaaaaaaattttctattgtttaactgatgaaaaatttaatgacTCGCTTAGCTGGTTTCTTAAACatgaaaatgtttaatttcatTCCGAAAACTTCGATTCAGCTGAAATATTTATCTCTCGATACAATCATCATTAGGTACTTTATTGcatcaacaaaataaaaaacaagttagAAAATCAATAGTGATTATCTCCTTACCGATATGTACGTTTGAAACGTTTCATTACTTAGAGTAAGGTTCATAGGAGTATTCACATTAATATTTGTGGATAAATTGGACGGCCATTGATCGGGAATTCTCGCTCCGTCTTCGCCCAATTTCCAATACACCTgtcatcaaaataaaaaaaatcattataatATCGGAAACGTGACTCATCAAAATATCAAATACTCACATCAAAAACCTTCCCCAGATCCTCAGCCAGACAACTACAATTATTAATCACCAACCCCATTTCTTTGACCTGAAAAAACACCACTGAACCGAGAAATCAAGTTGGCAAAAGTCACTACTTGAGTCAGAGCCCTCCAGTCCATGTTAGCACTCCCAATGTACACATGTTTCCTATCAATAATCCAAAACTTCGTATGCAAAACGCCCCCACCTagcaatttcgcaaaatttaaaCTCCTCACTTGAGCCGCCTTGCGCTTAACTAGAAGCTCAGTGTCCACATTTGGATTGTCTTGCGTCGGCGaattttgtgcaatttttatgGAGATTTTCCGATCGGTTCCCGCCTTCAACAACGCTTGGAAAATAATCTCGCCCTAGAAAATCCCAGTAGTAGAAAAAACCACATATGTGAGTACTACCTTGACCGAGGACGGGTCAGGGTACACTTCTGACTGCCTCAAAGTCCAGTAAAACGACGCTATTTCGATGGAACTCTCAGCCGACTGGATTAAATTGAACCACGTTTCGAACGTCGAAGTGTGAACAATGCTGTTGTTGAACGTTAGACCTTCGGGAATGCTCTCGACTAAAGACACACTGCAAGTGTTACAGGGTTCCACTACAGCCCTGTTCAAGTCCTCCAAAGCCCGTTCAGTGGCGTGGTCTAAGAGCGGTAAAAGAACTACGAGGAAGATCAGAATGCAAATTAGCGAAATGGGGATACAGGAAGGCCGACACCACTTGTTTTTCTGGCCCCATCTGCTAAAatttcgaattagtttaaggACAGTATTTTCATTTTGAGTTACTTTCGGACGGGGCTGCCGTCACAGTCCTGGTTGTAGCCGTGGCCCCATAGGTGATTGTCGTCGTCGTGGTTGCCCCCCTGGTCTTCTAACACAGTCTAGACGaggagaaaaaattattccaaaatcgttcataaaaaaaaactcgacTATTATTTTGGCCTTACgattgttttttccaaagggTGCCATGACGGTAACCACACTTTCAttgtttaattcaattaataaatGACCATATctgatttgatttaaaatgtgAACTGATAAGCTAAGCCAATTATGGCAAGGTTGGCAAAAAGTTGGGTTAGAGTCAgcattttttgggaaatttatatttatatgaaaataaaatcaaagccaattataataactaaaataatgttatttaatgttggttttttatttgtgcaaATAATTGATTGTTATAATTAGTTGCCTAAATAACACAATACAGTGGAACCTATACAATACGAACtaacagaaattattttttttgagttttttgtcTTGTTCCAAGCCTTgaaagacatttttttgtttaaaatatctaTCATtgaattgttatttattaatgatatcactttttttaattattgttgcagtttaaaaaatagcctttgttgaataaaattcacaaaaatctGTAAAACTACTGATATCTAAAAActaacgacgtacaaataaaacgtccccgtcctcgatagttccgttaatgtcgccagaggcgcagctgttccattaccgtctattttcagagcaataaatttataaaaattgttgtaattaaataacggttCGCACAaaccgaataaaaaaaatacaggcagatagagcatcaaattctcaataataggagataaaaatagtgcaaccattatatcttaaactatatttaaaaaaatttcaaagttttaccaatttgcactctgtccCATATTTTTCCAAACGCtacgaatacggttacagatacaaaaaaaatgttcagaggaaagttgtagagaattaaatttcctttaaaaaagtccgcgagaccatatccctatcttcaaccatttaggccccaaagtcattcaaagacgctcaagcgatggttttccttcattttgccggtggtcaaatattgtaaaatttatttattcctaAACTGTTGGAGATAGACATATCGtatcgcggacttttttgtagaaaatttaattctctacaacctcgttcttttgacttttttgtatcttcaaccgtattcgcagaaagaacgcaaattgatcatcctaagcgataattttttgggcaccgtcacctatttattaaaacgctgcaaaaacggttaaagatacaaaaaaattaaaaaaacgacgttgtagagaattaaatttgctacaaaaaagtccgcgacacgatatgtctatcttcaacggtttaggaataaataaattttacaatatttgaccaccggcaaaatgaaggaaatccgtcgcttgagcatCTTTGAACGTCTCCCacgcctaaaccgttgaagataaagatatggtctcgctgacttttttaaaggaaatttaattctctacaactttcttctgaacatttttcttgtatctttaaccgtatccgcagcgttttgaaaaaaacgagacgaagcgcaaattttaaattttaataatttttttctcatgtttctcatgaaaattttagtcgtcagtttttctcagtctgttgAGAATGCAAAGGTCaacatttctgtatttttttccaaataattataggtttggttgaatttaaattaatttaaaacgatttggcacCGAGACGGTATGacgctcgaagcgccctcattttactctgctgtactatttttttttggtaccgAATAtcgtatctcgtttcgtctcctaagttatagtcctccgtagatAAAACTAACTAgtaattttaacttatttaattgCCAGACCTGAAATAAGATTTTTAACAGTGCAATTATTAGTtgttattttgaaaacacATTAAAGAAGACAATTACAAGTACTTAAAATTACTCAATTGAATACGAAAACAAAGTCATTACaacaattattattcttttcaattatttatttaaagttttattgaaaaaataattctaattcaCTTTGATAAATACGTATAAACGGAAATCAATTTACAACATTTATAACGTATTTATAAATAGAGCTCGATTAGCaagataattaaataaaaatatgttgcaACTAAGAATAGGTAACCGTTCTTAAAGTGGTTAATTATTAACACTTTTTCATTCAACAACGTTAAAGAGTATTCATTATGATAGCGCAACGATGGTTaagaattagaaaaaaaaactaaataaaaaaacacattttaataatttttaatatttaaaaaaaaaaaacttaaaaatgaaaaattattattgtcttCACTCAAGTGAGGGAAATGCAGCTTGCACCACTATTACAAACACGCAACTTCCTAAACGACTAATTTTAGCCCGAAAATTGCAGTCGTGTCATAAATACAACTTTACCGATCGATTTAATCACAAATTTTCTCAAACCATTTCGCACCAACTTACCTTCATTCTAATATAAGGTATCTCACTTTTGGAATGAAACatttgttaaaagtaaaaatgcgTCTAAATAGTATAAATGTACCGCAATGCATACACGtctcataaataataaacagatCTGATAGCAATGGCACAAAACGAAATAGTGACATGTTCTTTGTTTGCgaataaatacattaaaaGTACCAAGGGATTGCTTCAAAGTGAGAAAATCGCTGGTAAAATTTGTGCGTTCTGTTATAATTCGTAAAATAATTGCCTTTTTCTTCAATTAtctcaaataatttgtttgccGAAATATTGATTGCCGAAAA
This window harbors:
- the LOC659617 gene encoding 5'-3' exonuclease PLD3 isoform X2; translated protein: MPHFWDYFSKSPRKQRNLQDGLFQIASQTCNLLVQVNNTNNISYGNGSTNIHLNDISIPITRPEIPTPQNDTDREQLLVLIPRKMSKIKGPGLGKRLSTVLEDQGGNHDDDNHLWGHGYNQDCDGSPVRKWGQKNKWCRPSCIPISLICILIFLVVLLPLLDHATERALEDLNRAVVEPCNTCSVSLVESIPEGLTFNNSIVHTSTFETWFNLIQSAESSIEIASFYWTLRQSEVYPDPSSVKGEIIFQALLKAGTDRKISIKIAQNSPTQDNPNVDTELLVKRKAAQVRSLNFAKLLGGGVLHTKFWIIDRKHVYIGSANMDWRALTQVKEMGLVINNCSCLAEDLGKVFDVYWKLGEDGARIPDQWPSNLSTNINVNTPMNLTLSNETFQTYISSSPLSFNPSGRTNDIDALLSVIKHAEKFIYIAVMDYFPLTIYTPKIKFWPKIDDALKTAAIEHHVKVKMLISWWNHSRSSEDNFLKSLASINLAYPRVLIEVRRFIVPSNKEQAKIPFARVNHNKYMVTDNTAFIGTSNWSGDYFIDTAGVSFVLHDPVFDRNGTEATLRSELQAVFERDWNSNYSVPLKL
- the LOC659617 gene encoding 5'-3' exonuclease PLD3 isoform X3; this translates as MKVWLPSWHPLEKTITVLEDQGGNHDDDNHLWGHGYNQDCDGSPVRNRWGQKNKWCRPSCIPISLICILIFLVVLLPLLDHATERALEDLNRAVVEPCNTCSVSLVESIPEGLTFNNSIVHTSTFETWFNLIQSAESSIEIASFYWTLRQSEVYPDPSSVKGEIIFQALLKAGTDRKISIKIAQNSPTQDNPNVDTELLVKRKAAQVRSLNFAKLLGGGVLHTKFWIIDRKHVYIGSANMDWRALTQVKEMGLVINNCSCLAEDLGKVFDVYWKLGEDGARIPDQWPSNLSTNINVNTPMNLTLSNETFQTYISSSPLSFNPSGRTNDIDALLSVIKHAEKFIYIAVMDYFPLTIYTPKIKFWPKIDDALKTAAIEHHVKVKMLISWWNHSRSSEDNFLKSLASINLAYPRVLIEVRRFIVPSNKEQAKIPFARVNHNKYMVTDNTAFIGTSNWSGDYFIDTAGVSFVLHDPVFDRNGTEATLRSELQAVFERDWNSNYSVPLKL
- the LOC659617 gene encoding 5'-3' exonuclease PLD3 isoform X4 gives rise to the protein MKVWLPSWHPLEKTITVLEDQGGNHDDDNHLWGHGYNQDCDGSPVRKWGQKNKWCRPSCIPISLICILIFLVVLLPLLDHATERALEDLNRAVVEPCNTCSVSLVESIPEGLTFNNSIVHTSTFETWFNLIQSAESSIEIASFYWTLRQSEVYPDPSSVKGEIIFQALLKAGTDRKISIKIAQNSPTQDNPNVDTELLVKRKAAQVRSLNFAKLLGGGVLHTKFWIIDRKHVYIGSANMDWRALTQVKEMGLVINNCSCLAEDLGKVFDVYWKLGEDGARIPDQWPSNLSTNINVNTPMNLTLSNETFQTYISSSPLSFNPSGRTNDIDALLSVIKHAEKFIYIAVMDYFPLTIYTPKIKFWPKIDDALKTAAIEHHVKVKMLISWWNHSRSSEDNFLKSLASINLAYPRVLIEVRRFIVPSNKEQAKIPFARVNHNKYMVTDNTAFIGTSNWSGDYFIDTAGVSFVLHDPVFDRNGTEATLRSELQAVFERDWNSNYSVPLKL
- the LOC659617 gene encoding 5'-3' exonuclease PLD3 isoform X1; the protein is MPHFWDYFSKSPRKQRNLQDGLFQIASQTCNLLVQVNNTNNISYGNGSTNIHLNDISIPITRPEIPTPQNDTDREQLLVLIPRKMSKIKGPGLGKRLSTVLEDQGGNHDDDNHLWGHGYNQDCDGSPVRNRWGQKNKWCRPSCIPISLICILIFLVVLLPLLDHATERALEDLNRAVVEPCNTCSVSLVESIPEGLTFNNSIVHTSTFETWFNLIQSAESSIEIASFYWTLRQSEVYPDPSSVKGEIIFQALLKAGTDRKISIKIAQNSPTQDNPNVDTELLVKRKAAQVRSLNFAKLLGGGVLHTKFWIIDRKHVYIGSANMDWRALTQVKEMGLVINNCSCLAEDLGKVFDVYWKLGEDGARIPDQWPSNLSTNINVNTPMNLTLSNETFQTYISSSPLSFNPSGRTNDIDALLSVIKHAEKFIYIAVMDYFPLTIYTPKIKFWPKIDDALKTAAIEHHVKVKMLISWWNHSRSSEDNFLKSLASINLAYPRVLIEVRRFIVPSNKEQAKIPFARVNHNKYMVTDNTAFIGTSNWSGDYFIDTAGVSFVLHDPVFDRNGTEATLRSELQAVFERDWNSNYSVPLKL